One region of Ictalurus punctatus breed USDA103 chromosome 6, Coco_2.0, whole genome shotgun sequence genomic DNA includes:
- the nms gene encoding neuromedin-S has product MRETCFRELYSLCLILWCLTGFYSQAECYPLLDCGDDGDYTQGSAVQSSLCGLVWGDQKKEQIQNVFKRFLFHYSKARNSVGTVERESHSVHPLMRLSPKFTLRRKKQQVLSTLKKTCGRSDRFIRGIRELTGCAGGW; this is encoded by the exons ATGCGCGAGACGTGTTTTAGAGAACTTTACTCCCTGTGTTTAATCCTCTGGTGTCTCACCGGTTTTTACTCTCAGGCTG AATGCTATCCGCTGTTAGACTGTGGCGACGATGGAGACTACACGCAG GGTTCAGCAGTTCAGAGCTCGCTGTGTGGACTCGTGTGGGGAGACCAGAAGAAG GAGCAGATTCAGAACGTCTTCAAACGG TTCTTGTTCCACTACTCGAAGGCACGGAATTCAGTCGGCACTGTCGAGAGAGAG TCTCACTCTGTCCACCCCTTGATGCGCCTCTCGCCCAAGTTCACTCTGCGGAGGAAGAAACAGCAGGTTTTGTCT ACACTGAAGAAGACTTGTGGCCGCTCGGACCGATTCATTCGAGGAATTCGAG
- the LOC108266880 gene encoding coiled-coil domain-containing protein 138 isoform X3 gives MSSEFSGSDLDIKVEILKRKYLERRNRVSATEGAEVSEKCGGAVEKPTKCYVTLPSSVACTSSSLETEPARFSGGEGLRSQVPVEQVYQEMIEIYERLQVRAAELCERECELQRREKLLLKHQSTVNRLLTVEEDVLDRMNAMQQEHQQEMENLRAALREKTKENKRIKSSFDSIKELNDTMKKQLSEVSEQNTRLESQSRKVQARLENLQRKHEHSVSQRVRENVVLKSRDLKPSNQDKPPPPNKASKSSSSSSVLKLLWYLMDWMVDGPPFSSEDMKTEREFDPFEVPRPSLHERCAKVLPVLLEQFQQAEAFLHSPLLRFIYCALTQLEHSTQHLPLTSTLRRLGEEVNRKSPPLFRSSCPHTRFLSSIIVLKTLSQADILAQALDVLNGIVGEDEGRGLFLKYKALTAILAVLRTGSPGLLAPSLDVLLHMSTESRHLPAFLEACSTDQFFRCAAVLLRNPRLDLTVAEKLSVLLQKLSCIRKNRRLFEASSLHLLLQEAQCSADPSRAFLNINFSSILFNLGVASRS, from the exons ATGAGCAGCGAGTTTTCCGGCAGCGATTTAGACATAAAGGTTGAAATATTGAAGAGGAAGTATTTAGAGAGGAGAAATCgg GTTTCTGCGACTGAAGGAGCCGAAGTGAGTGAGAAATGTGGAGGAGCTGTGGAAAAACCTACAAAGTGCT ACGTGACGCTGCCCTCCAGCGTAGCCTGCACTTCCAGCTCACTTGAGACAGAGCCGGCGAGGTTCAGCGGAGGAGAGGGTCTGAGGAGCCAGGTGCCTGTTGAACAAGTGTACCAGGAGATGATTGAGATTTATGAAAGACTGCAG gtaCGGGCGGCTGAGCTGTGTGAGCGTGAATGTGAGCTCCAGCGGAGAGAGAAGCTTCTCCTAAAGCATCAGAGCACCGTAAACAGACTTCTCACTGTGGAGGAAGACGTACTAGATCGCATGAATGCCATGCAACAG gAACACCAGCAGGAGATGGAGAATCTCAGGGCTGCACTGAGAGAAAAGACCAAAGAGAACAAAAGGATTAAATCTAGTTTTGATTCCATAAAGGAGTTAAATGACACCATGAAGAAACAG CTGAGTGAAGTAAGTGAGCAGAACACCAGGCTGGAGAGCCAGTCACGGAAAGTTCAAGCTCGACTAGAAAACCTGCAG AGAAAGCACGAGCACTCGGTGTCGCAACGAGTGCGGGAAAACGTTGTGCTGAAGTCACGTGATCTCAAACCATCCAATCAGGACAAACCCCCACCTCCCAACAAAGCTAGCAAG AGCTCGTCCAGTTCTTCAGTACTGAAGCTGCTCTGGTATTTGATGGACTGGATGGTGGACGGTCCGCCTTTTTCCTCCGAAGACATGAAAACGGAGCGCGAGTTTGACCCGTTTGAGGTTCCACGTCCCTCTCTACATGAACGCTGCGCCAAG GTCCTTCCTGTTTTGCTGGAGCAGTTCCAGCAGGCCGAGGCGTTTCTTCACTCACCGCTCCTGCGCTTCATCTACTGCGCCCTCACACAGCTGGAGCACAGCACACAG CACCTCCCTTTGACCTCAACGTTGAGGAGGTTAGGAGAGGAAGTGAACCGAAAATCTCCTCCACTGTTCAGGAGCTCCTGCCCTCACACTCGCTTCTTATCCTCCATCATTGTCCTCAAAACACTTAGCCAGG CGGACATCTTGGCGCAGGCCCTCGATGTTTTGAACGGCATTGTTGGAGAGGATGAGGGGCGTggcctcttcctgaagtacaaGGCCCTGACGGCCATTTTAGCCGTGCTGAGGACAGGAAGTCCGGGACTGCTGGCTCCTTCACTGGACGTCCTGCTTCACATGAGCACAGAGTCAC GTCATCTTCCTGCCTTCCTGGAAGCGTGTAGCACCGATCAGTTCTTCCGTTGTGCTGCCGTACTTCTCCGAAACCCGCGGCTGGACCTCACTGTCGCAGAGAAGCTCAGCGTTCTCCTCCAGAAACTCTCCTGCATCAG aaaGAACCGGCGTCTGTTCGAAGCGTCCTCACTGCACCTGCTGCTCCAGGAAGCGCAGTGCTCGGCAGATCCGTCTCGAGCCTTCCTCAACATCAACTTCAGCTCCATCCTGTTTAATTTGGGCGTGGCCTCCCGTTCCTGA
- the LOC108266880 gene encoding coiled-coil domain-containing protein 138 isoform X1 — protein sequence MSSEFSGSDLDIKVEILKRKYLERRNRVSATEGAEVSEKCGGAVEKPTKCCAVRGREEVTSRRELKSYSRALEELFQAVSDPPAGLERDESVLSSEDELSDQTDILDRTNILCTETDVTLPSSVACTSSSLETEPARFSGGEGLRSQVPVEQVYQEMIEIYERLQVRAAELCERECELQRREKLLLKHQSTVNRLLTVEEDVLDRMNAMQQEHQQEMENLRAALREKTKENKRIKSSFDSIKELNDTMKKQLSEVSEQNTRLESQSRKVQARLENLQRKHEHSVSQRVRENVVLKSRDLKPSNQDKPPPPNKASKSSSSSSVLKLLWYLMDWMVDGPPFSSEDMKTEREFDPFEVPRPSLHERCAKVLPVLLEQFQQAEAFLHSPLLRFIYCALTQLEHSTQHLPLTSTLRRLGEEVNRKSPPLFRSSCPHTRFLSSIIVLKTLSQADILAQALDVLNGIVGEDEGRGLFLKYKALTAILAVLRTGSPGLLAPSLDVLLHMSTESRHLPAFLEACSTDQFFRCAAVLLRNPRLDLTVAEKLSVLLQKLSCIRKNRRLFEASSLHLLLQEAQCSADPSRAFLNINFSSILFNLGVASRS from the exons ATGAGCAGCGAGTTTTCCGGCAGCGATTTAGACATAAAGGTTGAAATATTGAAGAGGAAGTATTTAGAGAGGAGAAATCgg GTTTCTGCGACTGAAGGAGCCGAAGTGAGTGAGAAATGTGGAGGAGCTGTGGAAAAACCTACAAAGTGCT GTGCGGTCAGGGGCAGGGAGGAAGTGACATCACGCAGAGAGCTGAAGAGCTACAGCCGAGCGCTGGAGGAGCTTTTCCAGGCCGTGTCAGATCCACCTGCAGG GCTCGAGCGTGACGAGAGCGTTCTGAGCAGTGAAGATGAGCTCAGTGACCAGACGGACATCCTGGACCGTACCAACATCCTGTGTACAGAGACGG ACGTGACGCTGCCCTCCAGCGTAGCCTGCACTTCCAGCTCACTTGAGACAGAGCCGGCGAGGTTCAGCGGAGGAGAGGGTCTGAGGAGCCAGGTGCCTGTTGAACAAGTGTACCAGGAGATGATTGAGATTTATGAAAGACTGCAG gtaCGGGCGGCTGAGCTGTGTGAGCGTGAATGTGAGCTCCAGCGGAGAGAGAAGCTTCTCCTAAAGCATCAGAGCACCGTAAACAGACTTCTCACTGTGGAGGAAGACGTACTAGATCGCATGAATGCCATGCAACAG gAACACCAGCAGGAGATGGAGAATCTCAGGGCTGCACTGAGAGAAAAGACCAAAGAGAACAAAAGGATTAAATCTAGTTTTGATTCCATAAAGGAGTTAAATGACACCATGAAGAAACAG CTGAGTGAAGTAAGTGAGCAGAACACCAGGCTGGAGAGCCAGTCACGGAAAGTTCAAGCTCGACTAGAAAACCTGCAG AGAAAGCACGAGCACTCGGTGTCGCAACGAGTGCGGGAAAACGTTGTGCTGAAGTCACGTGATCTCAAACCATCCAATCAGGACAAACCCCCACCTCCCAACAAAGCTAGCAAG AGCTCGTCCAGTTCTTCAGTACTGAAGCTGCTCTGGTATTTGATGGACTGGATGGTGGACGGTCCGCCTTTTTCCTCCGAAGACATGAAAACGGAGCGCGAGTTTGACCCGTTTGAGGTTCCACGTCCCTCTCTACATGAACGCTGCGCCAAG GTCCTTCCTGTTTTGCTGGAGCAGTTCCAGCAGGCCGAGGCGTTTCTTCACTCACCGCTCCTGCGCTTCATCTACTGCGCCCTCACACAGCTGGAGCACAGCACACAG CACCTCCCTTTGACCTCAACGTTGAGGAGGTTAGGAGAGGAAGTGAACCGAAAATCTCCTCCACTGTTCAGGAGCTCCTGCCCTCACACTCGCTTCTTATCCTCCATCATTGTCCTCAAAACACTTAGCCAGG CGGACATCTTGGCGCAGGCCCTCGATGTTTTGAACGGCATTGTTGGAGAGGATGAGGGGCGTggcctcttcctgaagtacaaGGCCCTGACGGCCATTTTAGCCGTGCTGAGGACAGGAAGTCCGGGACTGCTGGCTCCTTCACTGGACGTCCTGCTTCACATGAGCACAGAGTCAC GTCATCTTCCTGCCTTCCTGGAAGCGTGTAGCACCGATCAGTTCTTCCGTTGTGCTGCCGTACTTCTCCGAAACCCGCGGCTGGACCTCACTGTCGCAGAGAAGCTCAGCGTTCTCCTCCAGAAACTCTCCTGCATCAG aaaGAACCGGCGTCTGTTCGAAGCGTCCTCACTGCACCTGCTGCTCCAGGAAGCGCAGTGCTCGGCAGATCCGTCTCGAGCCTTCCTCAACATCAACTTCAGCTCCATCCTGTTTAATTTGGGCGTGGCCTCCCGTTCCTGA
- the LOC108266880 gene encoding coiled-coil domain-containing protein 138 isoform X2 — MWRSCGKTYKVLGREEVTSRRELKSYSRALEELFQAVSDPPAGLERDESVLSSEDELSDQTDILDRTNILCTETDVTLPSSVACTSSSLETEPARFSGGEGLRSQVPVEQVYQEMIEIYERLQVRAAELCERECELQRREKLLLKHQSTVNRLLTVEEDVLDRMNAMQQEHQQEMENLRAALREKTKENKRIKSSFDSIKELNDTMKKQLSEVSEQNTRLESQSRKVQARLENLQRKHEHSVSQRVRENVVLKSRDLKPSNQDKPPPPNKASKSSSSSSVLKLLWYLMDWMVDGPPFSSEDMKTEREFDPFEVPRPSLHERCAKVLPVLLEQFQQAEAFLHSPLLRFIYCALTQLEHSTQHLPLTSTLRRLGEEVNRKSPPLFRSSCPHTRFLSSIIVLKTLSQADILAQALDVLNGIVGEDEGRGLFLKYKALTAILAVLRTGSPGLLAPSLDVLLHMSTESRHLPAFLEACSTDQFFRCAAVLLRNPRLDLTVAEKLSVLLQKLSCIRKNRRLFEASSLHLLLQEAQCSADPSRAFLNINFSSILFNLGVASRS; from the exons ATGTGGAGGAGCTGTGGAAAAACCTACAAAGTGCT GGGCAGGGAGGAAGTGACATCACGCAGAGAGCTGAAGAGCTACAGCCGAGCGCTGGAGGAGCTTTTCCAGGCCGTGTCAGATCCACCTGCAGG GCTCGAGCGTGACGAGAGCGTTCTGAGCAGTGAAGATGAGCTCAGTGACCAGACGGACATCCTGGACCGTACCAACATCCTGTGTACAGAGACGG ACGTGACGCTGCCCTCCAGCGTAGCCTGCACTTCCAGCTCACTTGAGACAGAGCCGGCGAGGTTCAGCGGAGGAGAGGGTCTGAGGAGCCAGGTGCCTGTTGAACAAGTGTACCAGGAGATGATTGAGATTTATGAAAGACTGCAG gtaCGGGCGGCTGAGCTGTGTGAGCGTGAATGTGAGCTCCAGCGGAGAGAGAAGCTTCTCCTAAAGCATCAGAGCACCGTAAACAGACTTCTCACTGTGGAGGAAGACGTACTAGATCGCATGAATGCCATGCAACAG gAACACCAGCAGGAGATGGAGAATCTCAGGGCTGCACTGAGAGAAAAGACCAAAGAGAACAAAAGGATTAAATCTAGTTTTGATTCCATAAAGGAGTTAAATGACACCATGAAGAAACAG CTGAGTGAAGTAAGTGAGCAGAACACCAGGCTGGAGAGCCAGTCACGGAAAGTTCAAGCTCGACTAGAAAACCTGCAG AGAAAGCACGAGCACTCGGTGTCGCAACGAGTGCGGGAAAACGTTGTGCTGAAGTCACGTGATCTCAAACCATCCAATCAGGACAAACCCCCACCTCCCAACAAAGCTAGCAAG AGCTCGTCCAGTTCTTCAGTACTGAAGCTGCTCTGGTATTTGATGGACTGGATGGTGGACGGTCCGCCTTTTTCCTCCGAAGACATGAAAACGGAGCGCGAGTTTGACCCGTTTGAGGTTCCACGTCCCTCTCTACATGAACGCTGCGCCAAG GTCCTTCCTGTTTTGCTGGAGCAGTTCCAGCAGGCCGAGGCGTTTCTTCACTCACCGCTCCTGCGCTTCATCTACTGCGCCCTCACACAGCTGGAGCACAGCACACAG CACCTCCCTTTGACCTCAACGTTGAGGAGGTTAGGAGAGGAAGTGAACCGAAAATCTCCTCCACTGTTCAGGAGCTCCTGCCCTCACACTCGCTTCTTATCCTCCATCATTGTCCTCAAAACACTTAGCCAGG CGGACATCTTGGCGCAGGCCCTCGATGTTTTGAACGGCATTGTTGGAGAGGATGAGGGGCGTggcctcttcctgaagtacaaGGCCCTGACGGCCATTTTAGCCGTGCTGAGGACAGGAAGTCCGGGACTGCTGGCTCCTTCACTGGACGTCCTGCTTCACATGAGCACAGAGTCAC GTCATCTTCCTGCCTTCCTGGAAGCGTGTAGCACCGATCAGTTCTTCCGTTGTGCTGCCGTACTTCTCCGAAACCCGCGGCTGGACCTCACTGTCGCAGAGAAGCTCAGCGTTCTCCTCCAGAAACTCTCCTGCATCAG aaaGAACCGGCGTCTGTTCGAAGCGTCCTCACTGCACCTGCTGCTCCAGGAAGCGCAGTGCTCGGCAGATCCGTCTCGAGCCTTCCTCAACATCAACTTCAGCTCCATCCTGTTTAATTTGGGCGTGGCCTCCCGTTCCTGA